In Oncorhynchus keta strain PuntledgeMale-10-30-2019 chromosome 19, Oket_V2, whole genome shotgun sequence, a single genomic region encodes these proteins:
- the LOC118397952 gene encoding deleted in azoospermia-like isoform X1, with protein MVEHMDIQKQSNGCQTSASLKLSNGYILPEGKMTPNTLFVGGIDMKVDENEIRDFFARFGAVKEVKIITYRGGICKGYGFVYFNEDVDIQTIIEQQISFKGRKLKLGPAIMKERSSRSMPSHLVDQAPWITPSQYIYCTCCSPMGGGMAQPSPVLNGGNPYFQPYSYNGFPGVMIPQMPMRYSQTNYAYQYASPHWTGEQRTRLINQNFVDCGVQTLL; from the exons ATGGTTGAGCACATG GATATCCAGAAACAGAGCAACGGATGTCAGACTTCCGCAAGTTTGAAGCTGTCAAATGGTTATATTTTACCTGAAGGTAAAATGACTCCAAACACACTTTTTGTTGGAGGAATCGACATGAAG GTGGATGAGAATGAAATCCGTGACTTCTTTGCGAGATTTGGTGCCGTGAAGGAAGTGAAAATCATCACTTACCGTGGAGGTATCTGCAAAGG TTATGGATTTGTTTACTTCAATGAAGACGTTGACATCCAAACCATCATTGAA CAACAGATCAGTTTTAAAGGGAGGAAACTCAAGCTGGGTCCAGCAATCATGAAGGAAAGGAGCTCAC GTTCCATGCCGTCTCACCTGGTTGATCAGGCCCCCTGGATAACCCCCTCCCAGTACATCTACTGCACCTGCTGCTCTCCTATGGGCGGGGGCATGGCTCAGCCTTCACCTGTACTCAATGGCGGCAATCCCTACTTCCAG ccTTACTCGTACAACGGCTTTCCAGGAGTCATGATTCCACAGATGCCCATGCGCTACTCGCAAACCAATTACGCGTACCag taCGCCTCACCacactggactggagagcagagGACACGGCTCATCAACCAG
- the LOC118397952 gene encoding deleted in azoospermia-like isoform X2 has product MDIQKQSNGCQTSASLKLSNGYILPEGKMTPNTLFVGGIDMKVDENEIRDFFARFGAVKEVKIITYRGGICKGYGFVYFNEDVDIQTIIEQQISFKGRKLKLGPAIMKERSSRSMPSHLVDQAPWITPSQYIYCTCCSPMGGGMAQPSPVLNGGNPYFQPYSYNGFPGVMIPQMPMRYSQTNYAYQYASPHWTGEQRTRLINQNFVDCGVQTLL; this is encoded by the exons GATATCCAGAAACAGAGCAACGGATGTCAGACTTCCGCAAGTTTGAAGCTGTCAAATGGTTATATTTTACCTGAAGGTAAAATGACTCCAAACACACTTTTTGTTGGAGGAATCGACATGAAG GTGGATGAGAATGAAATCCGTGACTTCTTTGCGAGATTTGGTGCCGTGAAGGAAGTGAAAATCATCACTTACCGTGGAGGTATCTGCAAAGG TTATGGATTTGTTTACTTCAATGAAGACGTTGACATCCAAACCATCATTGAA CAACAGATCAGTTTTAAAGGGAGGAAACTCAAGCTGGGTCCAGCAATCATGAAGGAAAGGAGCTCAC GTTCCATGCCGTCTCACCTGGTTGATCAGGCCCCCTGGATAACCCCCTCCCAGTACATCTACTGCACCTGCTGCTCTCCTATGGGCGGGGGCATGGCTCAGCCTTCACCTGTACTCAATGGCGGCAATCCCTACTTCCAG ccTTACTCGTACAACGGCTTTCCAGGAGTCATGATTCCACAGATGCCCATGCGCTACTCGCAAACCAATTACGCGTACCag taCGCCTCACCacactggactggagagcagagGACACGGCTCATCAACCAG